The Halomonas sp. HAL1 genome segment CCGGGAAGGAGTTGTGTGCTATCAGACCGAACCAGGCAGTCGTGATGAACTGGTCAAGGTTGTATTCACCGATTTCTGACAGTGTCGGGACATCGGGCAGATACTCGGAGCGTTCGGCAGAAGTGACTGCAAGCGCCCGTAGATCACCGGAACGTATATGCGAAAGCACCGTCGGCATATTCTCGAACGCCACATCAACATCGCCACCCAGCAACGCCGGAAGCGCCGCACCACTGCCAGCAAAAGGCACTGCCGTCAGGTTGGTTTCGGTCAGTGTTTTGAACAGTTCGCCCGACATATGAATGGAGCTACCCACGCCACTGTGACTGAAGGTCATGCTTTCTTCTTTAGCCGCTTCTACGAACTCAATAACGCTTTCATAAGGGCTGTCTGCAGGGACCACCATGACGTTAGGTATGTCGACCATGTTTTGCAGGAAAACGAAATCTTCGACCGGATCGTAGCTAAGATCTGGATAGATGGCAGCACCAATGGTGTGCCCTGGCGAGGCCATCAAAATGGTGTGTTCAGCATCGCGGCCACCGCGAGCGAGACGCCCGGTTCCGACCGTAGAACCTGCGCCGGGGCGATTTTCTACAATGACATTAGTGTCGAGTTCTTGCTGAAGAAGATCGGCAACGCGACGCGACAGTACATCGGTAGTGCCGCCAGGAGCGTAAGGCACTACCAAGCGTACATCATTTGTCGGCCACTCATCAGCGCTGACAGAGGTAACGGTAAGGCCGAGCGCCAGAGCGCTTCCACAAGCAGCCAGATATGCAGAGCCAAGGAGTTTTTTCATTTTTCTTCCTATGCGTTGTTTAGCCATTATTATGCTTAATTATTGTTCGCAATACGTACATGTATTCGTAATCTGATCGGTGAGGTTACTTTGTTGCCAGTCTATTAAAAAACACAACTTTAGTAGCAGGGAGTATCAAAAAGCGTTTTAGGGGCCGCAGCATGCCGTCGGAAAGGCTTTAATAACGCACAAGTTCGCAATGCGAACATTTTTGCGCTAATCTTTTCTATCAAACGTTAAGGTAAGGGATGATAACAATGCAGGAAGAGATGTTGAGTGAAGATAGCCGTGATTTTGTAACAGCATTAGCCAGCGGCTTAGAGGTAATACAGGCATTCGATCACGAACACCCGCGTATGACATTGAGCGAGGTCGCAACGCGGACGGGAATGAATAGAGCAAAAGCTAGGCGTTTCTTACTCACCCTACATGCACTGGGCTTCGTGCGTAAGCAACAGCGTTACTTTGAATTAGCACCTCGCGTCCTTCAGCTCGGCTATGCATTTTTATCGGCTAATAATTACAGAGACGTTATTCAACACTATTTAGAAGATATTACCGCTGAAACGGGGGAGTCATCGTCACTTGGCGTGTTAGATGGTAATGATGTTATCTATGTCGCCCGCTCGGCAGCCAAACATCGCTTAATGGCGATCACACTTTCAGTGGGCACCCGACTGCCAGCAGCTCATACTTCTATGGGGCGCATACTTCTTGCTCAGCTCAACGATACGGCTCTTGATCATTTTCTATCGTCGATTTCTTTAGAGCCCTACACCGATAAAACGGTAACTGATGTTAAAGAATTACGCAGACAAATAGTTAACGCACGGCAACAAGGCTATGCGATTTCTGATCAAGAGCTAGACTCTGGGTTACGCTCTATCGCTGTTCCAGTTTTTGATGCCAAGCAGCACTTAATGGGCGCAATCAATATTAGTACCAACGCGGCTCGGGTCGACCTCGACACGTTGATTAATATTTACTTACCGGTGCTCCAAGATAAAGTCGCGCAAATACGTTCGCATATTAATTAACCATTACCGCGTCTAACGCCGCACGATAACCTTGCACACCTAAGCCAGCAATCACACCATCAGCACGCAGTGAAACGTAGGAGTGGTGCCGAAAGGCTTCACGTTTGTGCACATTCGACAAATGCACCTCAATCACTTTGCCATCAAAAGCATTGAGTGCATCAAGAATCGCCACTGAGGTATGCGTATAAGCAGCAGGATTGATAATAATTGCTTGGGTGCCATCAAGACGCGCGACGTGAATGGCGTCGATTAACTCTCCTTCGTGGTTGCTCTGAAGGCATTGTATATCCCAGTCGGCCATCACCGCTCTCTCCCGCAGAATGTTATTCACATCCTCTAATGTCTCGTAGCCGTATATCTCCGGCTGGCGAGTACCCAGCAAATTTAGATTGGGCCCATGTAATACCAATACCTTGCCTTGACTCATGACTTCTCCACTCTTTGCCTTGCCATCTAAATTGGCGAGTTAGCTCATCTGAACAACTGCATTAGTCGATCAGCTGTTCTATCACTTAACCCGCCAATTGCGCTAGCGCCTGTTCAAGCGATGCCTGCTGGCGCTGGGCATACAGCTCAATCTCATCAGTTACTTTAGCCCCTAAAGCCTGCTCAAACTGCTGCTGACTTGCACTACTGGTGTAATTTTCATGGCTGCTTCCACCCAAGTTGGACTGGAAAATTCCGGCCGCGCTAACAGGTAAGAAGTCTTCATAAATCATGGGTGCTATCGTGAGAGCGCCTTGTTCGATCAGGCTTTCCACCTGCTCTAACGTCACTGATCCTGCTACAGATGCACCCTGGGCCGCCTGATAATGAAAAAACGCTAGCCCGTCACGATGTAGCGTAGCGTAATCATCAGGGAAGGCCTTAAACACTTCGGCTAGATGCGCCTGATGGGCGTCGTTATCCGCAGCCGTCGGTGCATTTTCTCGGGCAGCCGCTAGCAGGCGATCATAGAGCGCACGCCCCTTATGGGTTAAGGCGATACCGCGCTGCTCGATTTCACCAAAGCGAGCGGTGTGCTTGCCCTCGGCGGCATCAGCGAAAGCGATGGTCTCCTCTAACGCTTTAAAGCTGGTTTGACGCAGCAGTATCGGGCAATTACGACGAGGAGGTCCTTCGATAGTCGCTTTAGGGTCAATGCCGACACTGGGCATGCGCCGCTGCACTTCGTCAATGTCTAACGTGCGCGGCGTTAGGTGATTAATGTGCGGGCCGCGGAAACAGACCACGTCGGCGATCAGGCGATGCTCATTATGCAAACGGTCATAAGTAGCCAAATCGACCGTGGCGTTGTCATGCCAACGGAACGTTTCCAGCGCTTCCTGAACGAACTGCTCGGCATCGGCGGCGCTAAGCCCACCCTGCTGCTCGAAGCGTTCAATGAGCGTTTTCACATTAGCAGTAAAAATATCCCGTGAGCTTAAAATGGCGCTTGCCTGTTCGCGGAGTTCGGCCTTTTCGATGAGTTCCAGGCGCAGCAGCGAGGTAAAGACGCGAAAGGGATTCCGTTTGAGCGCACGATCGGCGACCGGACGAAATGCCGTGGAGTGCACCGGCACGCCCGCCGCCGCCAGGTCGTAATAGCCCACCGGCTCCATTCCCATTACTGCGAACATTCGCCGTAGCATGGCAAGCTCGTTAGCGCTGCCCACGCGAATCGCGCCGTGGCGTTCAACATTGATGCGGGCCAGCTCGTCGCCCTCCTGCAGCGCACCGTTAAGTTCTGGATTAGCAGCTAGCATCTCTCGATTAACAGCCTCGACCAGCGACAACAAGGTGCCGTATTGCGGCACTTCCTGCTGATACATCGCTGACATTGCGCTGGAAAATTGGTCGCGGATTTCATCACTGCTAACGTACGCTGAACTCATGGAATTGTCCTATTTATAAACGGCTATATCTGCCCATAGAAGGCTATATCTACATAGTAGCGCTATCGGTGCCTTAACAATTTCACTTTTTCCGCACCTTGCTACACCTAAAAGCCCCCTCACCTTAACGAGTAGGTATTTTAAACTGTTACATTAGCGCTTGATCTTATGAACCTAGGCACGCCATCAATGACGCTTCCGCTTTATTTAGGTTTGCCCATGTGGGCCAATCAAGACTGGCTCGGCAGCCTTTATCCGCGCCATGCCAAAACCGAGCTATTAAGCGATTATGCCGCGGTGTTTTCGAGCGTTGAAGGTAACACTACGTTTTATAGCGGTATTCCAAAACCGGAAACCGTGGCCGCTTGGGCACGCCAGGCGCCACCCCACTTTCGTTTTTGTTTTAAATTACCGGCAACCGTCACTCACGATCAACGGCTTACCCATTTAGAAGACGCATGGGCATTTTTAGCCGCCCTTGAACCGCTGCACGATCGCTTTGGACCCACCATGGTTCAACTACCGCGCGATTTTGGCCCTCAAGAACTCCCTCAGCTGGAAGCGTTACTCGCCGATTGGCCTGCTCATTTGCCTTGCGCGGTAGAAGTACGCCATCCTGATTTTTTCCACAAAGGGGCCGCTGAAATCGCCCTTAACCGCCTGTTGATAACTTATTCGGCCAACCGCGTGATGCTCGACGTCCGTCCGCTCTTCTCAACCCCGCCAAATGACCATATGGGCCTGGCTCATGCCCAGCAAGAAAAGCCAAAACTCCCACTACACGTGCTTTCCACGGCAAATTATCCGGTGATTCGCTTTATTGGCCATATTGA includes the following:
- a CDS encoding tripartite tricarboxylate transporter substrate binding protein — its product is MKKLLGSAYLAACGSALALGLTVTSVSADEWPTNDVRLVVPYAPGGTTDVLSRRVADLLQQELDTNVIVENRPGAGSTVGTGRLARGGRDAEHTILMASPGHTIGAAIYPDLSYDPVEDFVFLQNMVDIPNVMVVPADSPYESVIEFVEAAKEESMTFSHSGVGSSIHMSGELFKTLTETNLTAVPFAGSGAALPALLGGDVDVAFENMPTVLSHIRSGDLRALAVTSAERSEYLPDVPTLSEIGEYNLDQFITTAWFGLIAHNSFPEEAQSVMQDALAKVMEREEFVDFADQLGAEPGQVSGEEFKQFIVEDLERWENVAEQAGISQ
- a CDS encoding IclR family transcriptional regulator C-terminal domain-containing protein, translated to MQEEMLSEDSRDFVTALASGLEVIQAFDHEHPRMTLSEVATRTGMNRAKARRFLLTLHALGFVRKQQRYFELAPRVLQLGYAFLSANNYRDVIQHYLEDITAETGESSSLGVLDGNDVIYVARSAAKHRLMAITLSVGTRLPAAHTSMGRILLAQLNDTALDHFLSSISLEPYTDKTVTDVKELRRQIVNARQQGYAISDQELDSGLRSIAVPVFDAKQHLMGAINISTNAARVDLDTLINIYLPVLQDKVAQIRSHIN
- the aroQ gene encoding type II 3-dehydroquinate dehydratase, with translation MSQGKVLVLHGPNLNLLGTRQPEIYGYETLEDVNNILRERAVMADWDIQCLQSNHEGELIDAIHVARLDGTQAIIINPAAYTHTSVAILDALNAFDGKVIEVHLSNVHKREAFRHHSYVSLRADGVIAGLGVQGYRAALDAVMVN
- a CDS encoding VOC family protein, producing MSSAYVSSDEIRDQFSSAMSAMYQQEVPQYGTLLSLVEAVNREMLAANPELNGALQEGDELARINVERHGAIRVGSANELAMLRRMFAVMGMEPVGYYDLAAAGVPVHSTAFRPVADRALKRNPFRVFTSLLRLELIEKAELREQASAILSSRDIFTANVKTLIERFEQQGGLSAADAEQFVQEALETFRWHDNATVDLATYDRLHNEHRLIADVVCFRGPHINHLTPRTLDIDEVQRRMPSVGIDPKATIEGPPRRNCPILLRQTSFKALEETIAFADAAEGKHTARFGEIEQRGIALTHKGRALYDRLLAAARENAPTAADNDAHQAHLAEVFKAFPDDYATLHRDGLAFFHYQAAQGASVAGSVTLEQVESLIEQGALTIAPMIYEDFLPVSAAGIFQSNLGGSSHENYTSSASQQQFEQALGAKVTDEIELYAQRQQASLEQALAQLAG
- a CDS encoding DUF72 domain-containing protein; translated protein: MTLPLYLGLPMWANQDWLGSLYPRHAKTELLSDYAAVFSSVEGNTTFYSGIPKPETVAAWARQAPPHFRFCFKLPATVTHDQRLTHLEDAWAFLAALEPLHDRFGPTMVQLPRDFGPQELPQLEALLADWPAHLPCAVEVRHPDFFHKGAAEIALNRLLITYSANRVMLDVRPLFSTPPNDHMGLAHAQQEKPKLPLHVLSTANYPVIRFIGHIDKTINSDYFTAWKARLKLWINQGKTPFLFVHTADNRESPHMARLLYNALGEETPLPSLEPFAGEKQSQLF